In one window of Phycisphaerales bacterium DNA:
- a CDS encoding cation:proton antiporter, with the protein MTKFELATRFFLATAVILGSCRVVGLLTSRLRQPPVIAEMIAGILLGPTLLGLFWGGAAMNWLFHDDVKLVLHTFAQVGLALYMFLVGIEFRTELVVRGLRSAAAISAAGILVPLGLGALIATAAWDNPVYFPADVRAVDAALFMGAALSITAFPVLARIVSESGLGGTKIGTLTLGAGFINDGLAWCVLAVVLGSIGGDGGLAIKAFGGGIAYCILVLTLGRVGLARLARSMPATTSGEWPVRPGHFTIVLILLGLGAWFTDVIGVHAVFGAFVLGLAVPRGPFAAGLKRMIAPLTTGLLVPMYFVSSGLNTQVGLLDSWPLWAMAAVVFAAACVGKFAACAGAARLTGETWRDSFGIGALMNCRGLMELLILNIGLERGIITPTMFSIGVLMALGTTLMATPMFRLAYRGAAGEQPSSAPEAAPASDRPRPLHDALTGHADDRA; encoded by the coding sequence ATGACCAAGTTCGAGCTCGCAACCCGCTTCTTCCTCGCTACCGCCGTCATCCTCGGCTCCTGCCGCGTCGTCGGGTTGCTGACGTCCCGTCTGCGGCAGCCGCCGGTCATCGCGGAGATGATCGCCGGCATCCTGCTCGGCCCCACGCTCCTGGGCCTCTTCTGGGGCGGCGCGGCCATGAACTGGCTGTTCCACGACGACGTCAAGCTTGTGCTGCACACGTTCGCACAGGTGGGGCTGGCACTGTACATGTTCCTTGTCGGCATCGAGTTCCGCACGGAGCTGGTGGTGCGTGGGCTCCGCTCGGCGGCGGCTATCTCCGCCGCCGGCATCCTCGTTCCGCTCGGGCTCGGCGCCCTCATCGCGACCGCCGCGTGGGACAACCCTGTCTACTTCCCCGCTGATGTCCGCGCCGTTGACGCCGCGCTCTTCATGGGCGCGGCCCTGTCCATCACCGCCTTCCCGGTGCTGGCCCGGATCGTCTCGGAATCGGGCCTCGGCGGCACCAAGATCGGCACGCTGACGCTCGGGGCCGGGTTCATTAACGACGGCCTGGCCTGGTGCGTGCTCGCGGTCGTGCTGGGGAGCATCGGCGGCGACGGCGGTCTGGCGATCAAGGCCTTCGGCGGGGGCATCGCTTACTGCATCCTCGTCCTCACGCTAGGGCGCGTGGGACTCGCCCGCCTGGCGCGCAGCATGCCCGCGACCACCTCGGGCGAGTGGCCGGTTCGGCCTGGACACTTTACGATCGTGCTGATCCTGCTAGGCCTTGGCGCCTGGTTCACGGACGTGATCGGCGTGCACGCTGTTTTCGGCGCGTTCGTTCTCGGCCTTGCCGTGCCCCGCGGGCCATTCGCCGCGGGTCTCAAGCGCATGATCGCCCCGCTCACAACCGGCCTCCTGGTGCCGATGTACTTCGTGAGCTCGGGCCTGAACACCCAGGTGGGCCTGCTCGATTCGTGGCCTCTGTGGGCCATGGCCGCCGTCGTGTTCGCCGCCGCGTGCGTTGGCAAGTTCGCCGCGTGCGCCGGCGCCGCCCGCCTCACTGGCGAGACCTGGCGCGACTCCTTCGGTATCGGCGCGCTCATGAACTGCCGCGGCCTGATGGAGCTGCTCATCCTCAACATCGGCCTGGAGCGGGGCATCATCACGCCCACGATGTTCAGCATCGGCGTGCTCATGGCCCTTGGCACGACCCTCATGGCCACGCCGATGTTCCGCCTCGCCTACCGCGGCGCGGCCGGGGAGCAGCCGAGTTCCGCCCCCGAGGCAGCCCCGGCCAGCGACCGCCCACGCCCGCTTCACGATGCACTCACCGGGCACGCTGACGATCGGGCATGA